A part of Candidatus Binatia bacterium genomic DNA contains:
- a CDS encoding acyl-CoA dehydrogenase family protein, with product MDLRLDATHLELRDSVRAFLREQWREGSSPEKTTAFRAAAVDRGYVYRSIPREFGGAGREPDPVAEDVIQTEFAAAGAPLGLVGEGPDMLAPTLLHHGTDEQRREFIAATLSGDITWCQGYSEPGAGSDLASLTSRAELDGDEWVITGQKIWTSSAHIADWMFALIRTEPDQPRHRGISYLLIPMDQPGVEVRPLKQITGGDEFNQVFLDEARTHVRYTVGERGAGWGISRTTLAHERALIGNPRKALQQFQDLLELARRVDRGGRPAIESADVRQRLLDIEGYLLSQKYTRYRILSAANTNDEQSVEVPMLVSKLHTTEIGKKIVRLAYDLLGADESLRTPDPQFALFGGADRPGGWSAKYLFSHGSALGGGAPNIQRNVIGERALGLPRDIRGSRKP from the coding sequence ATGGATCTGCGGCTCGACGCGACACACCTCGAACTTCGGGACTCCGTGCGCGCGTTCCTGCGGGAGCAGTGGCGAGAGGGGTCGAGTCCCGAGAAGACGACGGCGTTCCGGGCCGCCGCCGTCGACCGCGGCTACGTCTACCGCAGCATCCCCCGCGAGTTCGGTGGCGCCGGCCGCGAGCCGGATCCGGTCGCCGAGGACGTGATCCAAACCGAGTTCGCTGCCGCAGGCGCGCCCCTCGGCCTCGTCGGCGAAGGCCCCGACATGCTCGCGCCCACCCTGCTCCACCACGGCACCGACGAACAGCGCCGCGAATTCATCGCGGCCACGCTCTCCGGGGACATCACGTGGTGCCAGGGGTACAGCGAGCCCGGTGCCGGCAGCGATCTCGCGTCCCTCACCAGTCGCGCCGAACTCGACGGGGACGAATGGGTCATCACCGGACAGAAGATCTGGACGAGCAGCGCCCACATCGCCGACTGGATGTTCGCCCTGATCCGCACCGAGCCGGACCAGCCGCGGCACCGCGGCATTTCGTACCTGCTGATCCCGATGGACCAACCGGGCGTCGAGGTCCGCCCGCTGAAGCAGATCACCGGCGGCGACGAGTTCAATCAGGTCTTCCTCGACGAAGCGCGCACGCACGTGCGGTACACCGTGGGCGAACGGGGAGCAGGATGGGGCATCAGCCGCACGACGCTCGCGCACGAGCGGGCGCTGATCGGCAACCCCCGGAAGGCCCTGCAGCAGTTCCAAGACCTGCTGGAACTCGCGCGTCGCGTCGACCGCGGCGGACGACCGGCGATCGAGAGTGCCGACGTGCGGCAACGGCTCCTCGACATCGAGGGGTATCTCCTGTCGCAGAAGTACACGCGCTACCGGATCCTCTCCGCGGCCAACACGAACGACGAACAAAGCGTCGAAGTGCCGATGCTGGTGAGCAAGCTGCACACGACCGAGATCGGCAAGAAGATCGTTCGGCTCGCCTACGACCTGCTCGGAGCCGACGAGAGCCTCCGAACACCGGACCCCCAGTTCGCCCTGTTCGGCGGAGCCGACCGGCCCGGAGGATGGTCTGCGAAATACCTTTTCTCACACGGCTCCGCGCTCGGTGGCGGGGCACCCAACATTCAGAGAAACGTCATCGGCGAGCGTGCACTCGGCCTACCGCGCGACATTCGCGGCAGCCGCAAGCCCTGA
- a CDS encoding thioesterase family protein, protein MPADDAIFRRSGGRFEPTLLAQGPWSPDHAHGGAVAGLIAHVAGAEPSPVPMRVARLTLDLLHPVPLRPLSVTTQVQREGRRVQLLHVSLTDGDRQLVHASVQRIRVEPGITSAVAAEAEPTESRPDPSHGIPAERMSEVPGFIRAIDYARAPQRSNSSPVLVWLRLRCSLVEGEAVTPLVRAAVAGDFTSGTASGLDWQHWRYINPDLSVHLEREPIGEWVAVEASARLSNDGTGQSYSRILDFQGVVGRGQASMFVERQA, encoded by the coding sequence GTGCCCGCAGACGACGCCATCTTTCGGCGGAGCGGAGGCCGCTTCGAACCGACGCTCCTGGCCCAGGGCCCTTGGAGTCCGGATCACGCGCACGGGGGTGCGGTCGCCGGGCTGATCGCCCATGTCGCCGGCGCAGAACCGTCCCCGGTACCCATGCGAGTCGCCCGGCTGACGCTCGACCTCCTCCACCCCGTTCCCCTGCGCCCCCTCTCCGTCACGACGCAGGTTCAGAGGGAAGGACGGCGCGTACAGTTGCTCCACGTGTCGCTCACCGACGGCGATCGTCAACTCGTACACGCTTCGGTGCAGCGGATACGCGTCGAGCCCGGCATCACGTCGGCGGTCGCGGCCGAGGCCGAGCCCACCGAGTCCCGTCCCGATCCGAGCCACGGCATCCCAGCGGAACGGATGAGCGAAGTGCCGGGCTTCATCCGCGCGATCGACTACGCTCGTGCGCCCCAGAGATCGAACAGCAGTCCTGTCCTGGTGTGGCTCCGCCTCCGCTGTTCGCTGGTCGAAGGCGAGGCCGTCACACCTCTCGTTCGGGCCGCGGTCGCGGGCGATTTCACGAGCGGCACCGCAAGTGGCCTCGACTGGCAGCACTGGCGCTACATCAACCCCGACCTGTCGGTGCATCTCGAGCGCGAGCCCATCGGTGAATGGGTCGCGGTCGAGGCAAGTGCTAGGCTGTCCAACGACGGCACGGGCCAATCGTATTCCCGAATCCTCGATTTCCAGGGCGTCGTCGGTCGCGGTCAGGCATCGATGTTCGTCGAACGGCAAGCCTGA